One window of the Tachypleus tridentatus isolate NWPU-2018 chromosome 10, ASM421037v1, whole genome shotgun sequence genome contains the following:
- the LOC143229247 gene encoding uncharacterized protein LOC143229247 isoform X2 gives MMILVYGCEFPLMFAFLSTGKVDQFQQYTGNAGSLSRGNISESSNGQNLETMVSVLVKMLLLSLAFLDDKVACEEIFWKNFDKSKCFLCQDIKEHIQRQYRITGKHIKRVFDDFPDANIGKIGRPSEFLDYSEKLGVFSGYQNFNRQKIRLFNANNMYNRKKTN, from the exons ATGATGATATTAGTTTACGGGTGTGAGTTTCCGTTAATGTTTGCTTTCCTAAGCACTGGAAAAGTAGACCAGTTTCAACAATACACGGGAAATGCGGGATCTTTGTCTCGAGGAAACATAag TGAGTCATCTAACGGACAGAACTTAGAGACAATGGTATCTGTTTTGGTGAAAATGCTTTTGCTGTCACTGGCTTTCCTTGACGACAAAGTTGCATGTGAAGAAATCTTTTGGAAGAACTTTGACAAATCCAAGTGTTTCTTGTGTCAGGATATTAAAGAACATATACAGAGACAATATAGAATAACAGGTAAGCATAtaaaaagagtctttgatgactTTCCTGATGCGAATATAGGGAAGATTGGAAGACCCAGCGAGTTCTTAGACTATAGTGAAAAACTGGGTGTGTTTAGTGGATATCAGAACTTTAATCGACAAAAGATAAGGTTGTTTAATGCAAACAATATGTATAAtcggaaaaaaacaaactaa